The Vicia villosa cultivar HV-30 ecotype Madison, WI linkage group LG1, Vvil1.0, whole genome shotgun sequence genome includes a region encoding these proteins:
- the LOC131651223 gene encoding uncharacterized mitochondrial protein AtMg00810-like, translated as MSDPTSYRSLIGRLIYLTNTRPDISYTVQHLSQFVSQPLLPHYNAAIRLLRYLKTSPSSGILLSATSSLKLNAFADSDWARCPDSRKSITGFCILLGSSLVSWKSKKQQTVSRSSTEAEYKSLASLTCELQWLQHLFKDLRITFHSPASVYCDNRPPST; from the coding sequence ATGTCTGATCCTACTTCATATAGAAGCCTCATTGGTAGGCTCATCTACCTAACTAACACCAGACCCGATATTTCGTATACTGTCCAACACCTAAGCCAATTCGTATCTCAACCTCTCTTGCCGCATTACAATGCTGCCATTCGTTTATTACGCTATCTGAAAACATCTCCTTCTTCTGGCATTCTCTTATCTGCTACCAGCTCACTCAAACTTAATGCATTTGCTGACTCTGATTGGGCTAGATGCCCAGATTCTCGAAAGTCAATTACAGGTTTTTGTATCTTGCTTGGGTCCTCTTTAGTCTCATGGAAATCGAAGAAACAACAAACAGTTTCTCGATCGTCAACCGAAGCAGAGTACAAATCCCTGGCCAGTCTCACTTGTGAGCTTCAGTGGCTACAACATCTCTTCAAAGACCTTCGTATCACATTTCATTCTCCAGCTTCCGTATACTGTGACAACCGACCTCCATCTACTTAG